From Aegilops tauschii subsp. strangulata cultivar AL8/78 chromosome 5, Aet v6.0, whole genome shotgun sequence:
AAAAAGGCCTAGTCCAGTTGTGAGTTGACGGTGGACTTGTAACTAGGACAAAATAATCGGGCCGCatttgcgagtcgagggtggacttgcaactgagaCTAAAAAAGATCAGTTGCGAGTTGAGGGTGAACTTGCAATTGAGACAAAAATAAGTTGGGCCTCAACTTAAAACTGGGACAAAAAAAATTTTGAGGCCAGTTGCAATTTAaggatggacttgcaactgaGACAAAAAATGTCGAAGTCCAGTTACGGGTCGAGGGTGGGGTTGCAACTATGACAAAAGAAGATCGACCCCCGTTGCAAGTTGAGGTTAGACTTACAACTTGGACAAAAAATACAAACCTTGTTTAATGGTGGACAGTCAACTAATAGCAATGGGGAAAAAGCATGAAAAttttgaaaggaaaagtgaaaaggtgaaaaatataaaaaatcatgatttttttacGAATTTGAACAAAAAAAAGGAagattgaaaaaagttcacctGTGGCCACAACAGCCAACGAGGAGGCAACGTAGGAGGAGCAACATCAATTGATAGACAACGGCCTACTGCCATGATGCCCGGCGTGGGTGACGCATACAGGAACAAGATCAATCGATAAAAAAAACAAAGAAATACTAATTTTAATGTTTAAATCATATGGCTAGGAAATTATATGTGAGATAATTATTTCACACCTAGATGTTAAATAGGAAATCTGATATAGTATAGCAACTCTAGCAGATCGCTTTCCTGCCACCGGCCTGTATATTTGCGTCTGTTTACGTTTTCGAGTTTTTTCAGGCCGGAACAGAAGCCCGATATTTTCCTCGGCCCATAAAAAATATATAGGCGGCCCGCAAACTGCCGCTTCAGCCGCTATATGTAGGGGTGGTGGGGGTGTTAGGGTTCCCGTCTCGGATAAGATCCATCCCCCGTCATGCTCCGCCACCTTCCTTTCGTAGCTCCCGGGGACCGATTTCGGACAGTTTTTTCCCTCTCAAGCGCAGGGCGGAGGTGGGGCCGCCGCGAACCGCCGCCGAGCAAGTGCGGCCGACATGACGCGGAGGCCAGCAGCTCCAGCCGGCCCGCCGTGGAGTCGTGGCGCTCGGTGCAGGCGTGCAACCACGACGCCCTCTCCCGCGAGCAGCTCTGGCCGACCACGAAGCGGCTCCGGAAGGCAGACATCGAGCTCCACGACGCGAAGGAGGCTGGCGAAAAGGGCGCCAGCGGCCTCGAGGCAGCGAGGGAGGAGTACCAGCTCACCAACATCCTCAATTGCTCGACGTGCGAGTACTACCTCCACCTAAAGCCGTGAGCCGCCGCCGGCCCTCCGTCGAGCTAGGTTTTTATGTTCAGTTGGTCTGTGTGTGATGAACTCCAGCATGTTCCGGACTGATCTATGTAGCGAGAACCTGTTTAAATTTATGTCTTAACTCTAGCGTACTATTTGCGGTATCTGTCCAGGGATGAGCTGCCCGCAAAATCATTTTAGGGCTAATTGctaagggtctgtctaggacacatctagatgatacataactatgtcacatctaagttgatgttcactctgtttgtggtctatttttttgtcctagttttcttgttgctgcattatatacttatgggagcttagatgtgacattcttaaaaaacatctagatgtgatTAGACAAACTAAATTGCTAAACGATTTTGCGGTTAGGGAATTTAGCACATCGGCTAGAGTTGCTCTTATTATGGTTGTGACTTGTGATAGAGGCCAAAATAAATATGTTAAAATCTATTCTTAGAGAATTGCAATGAGATGAATGTATCATTATACGTTAATAAGATTTGAGTCTATAATTCCAACTGGAACTTTGCCGCTCATCAAAGATGCTAGTTTATCATAGTGAACCCAATGTCGTGTTTGGTTGTCTGCATCGTTTTTAGGCACTTTGCATACATGTCCAAGTTAGGCATGTTTGAAAATGCAGGCAAAAAACCAACATCTGCATGTTGATTGGATGTCTGCATGTAGGCTTCCTGCATTAGGGGAGCAATTTTTGCCTGGGTTTAGTTGCGTGCATTGGCTAAGCTGATGCAAGTGCCTGATATTTGATTGCATACAAGCAACGTGATTAAGAGTTAACAGCTACGCATGACACATAGAGTTACACTAGAGTTCCTTGGCAGTGTGCTCGTGATGGCGCACCCATTTACTGGATTTGTAGCCGCTTTGATCTTAACTGAATATTTTTCACAGATATAAGAACATAAGAACATGTGAATGAGCTCCACCTTCTGAAAAGTTCTGCTACATGCTTTCTTTTCCTCTTCTTCCATCGCTTATTTCTCTTCGATTCTGCAGCTTCTGGGCTAACCTAACCACTACCGATCTTTCTTCTCAGGGACCCCTTTGGTTGAAATTAAGAACAGAGATAATTGGCCGCATCTGTCGCCAGAGATTCATTAGAGTGCTGGCTAATCTTGCTTTTCCACTCGCAAGTTGAACAAAATGACAGGGCCTCTCTGAAGAAAAGCCATCAGACCCTGAAGACAATTTTACTGCATTAAAGTGAATTTGGAATTATGTTATACAATTTTCCCTTCCTTGGTAAAATCATTTATATAAGTTCATGACTTCATGCCTTCTGCTACATTATTTGGGTTGATAAGCTGCCGAGGGAAGACAAGTCACTGGAGAGTACATGAATGATTGATACAAATTTGAGTACTTCAATGCTAGTGTCTCTACTGAAAAAAGAAGCGGCATGATAATCTTGATAATCTCATAGTTTCGTTGCTTTCGACCTATGATCAGGGAGCAAGTTTGGCCAGAAGCTCCTTGAGAACAGAGGGACAGCTGCTCCTCAGATGCTCAAATCCATCGCTCACCATGACCGCCTTCAGAATATTGCCTGCGGATCCAAGGAACTTGAAGCATACTTCCTTCAGCCCGCGGCATCCATGATGCTCAGCCAATGCTAAGGTTGTCGCCGCCATGCTTGTGTCCATGTTGTTGCACAGCTTCTGCACGCATACCAGCTTCTGCACGCATTATGCTTAGGCCCGACAAACTCTCGGTCCGGTCCGGATTTTGACCGAGCCCCCGAGGAGGACCGACAAAACGCAGTCACCACGGTTGTCGTTCCTCATCGTCACGGCCGGCAACCCCCGAGCGAACCACCGCGTCTCCGAGCACCGCCGCATCCCCATCTTCCTGCCTGTGCGATGAATTGGTCCAGAACGCCGCCTACACGACGCACGCATCCTCTCTTCCCCGACCAAGGCCGCCGTCTGCCGCCATCAATTTTGTCGCAGTCATCAAGTCCCGGCCTTACTGACGTGATGAAGCAGTCCAACCTGTGCACGCAGGCACGCAGGGCATGAACTGTATCTCATTCTTTGCCCGTCGTGTCGGCGAACACTCttgaatactccctccgtccggaaatacttgtcggaggaatggatgtatctagacatattttagttgtaggtacatccatttttatgcagataaaaatggatgtatctacaactaaaatatgtctagatacatccattcctccgacaagtatttccggacggagggagtaaatcCGAAGCTCCTGTCACGTTTTCAGTTAGTTCAGTTAGCACTTTGGTTTTTCGTCAGGTTAGGCTCGAACACTTTCCTTCTGTTAGCTAGTTTAGCTCGCGGGTCTAACTGCCTGGAGCCAGACTCGCGCCTCGTCGGTCTGCtcgtggaacggcaccagtgttGTGGATCACGACGACGCAAAAGTCAGGGGCCACGAAGCCTTGTTTCCCGTTCTGTTAGTCTGACTAATAGAACAGAAAAGGTCTGAAGTTTGTGCAGCGCAAAACACCTGtatcttccttttttttcttcagCAATCTCTCGTTCGCGTGGGTTCGTTCCAAGGGCACCTCTGGTGCAGACAAACACGTTGGAGAACACACACACGTTGGTGTGCCCCGTCTTGTTCCCCATGAACTGGAAGTTGATCTCGTCATGATTGTCCCAATGTCTGAATTTGGCAATTAATTGATGCACATATAGTTAGAATTGCATGCAGTACAAGCTGATTAGCAATCTGAAACTGGAAGCGCCGATGTATACCTCTTGAAAGCACCTACTTGACGCCGTCCTGCAGTACAAGCTGATTAGCAATCTGAAACTGGAAGCGCCGATGTGCTGACGGTAACGGTGCCGACGGGCGGCGGAGTTCTCCAGGACGAGCTTGATGTTGGCAGAGATGCTACCATAGATGAACTGCCTCTTCGTCTGCAGCAAGCAGCCGGAGTAGTTGATCTTTAGGACAGGGCACGACACAGACGAACGCAGACCGGCGCAAGGCACACACGCAGCTCACGTTCCCCCTCCATCGCTCGGTCCCTCGGTCCTGACCGAGCTTTCTCCTCGCCGGTCCGGTCCAGGGAAACAGGCCCGCTGGGCACTTCGGTCCGGTCCGGTCCGGACCGGTCGCGGCCGGTCCAAAGCACGGCACTTTACTATAAaattgagtcatctattttagaacggagggagtatttataCATGCGCATGACCTATACAAAAAGAATACAATCTGTTGTGATTATTAGCGAATCACAACAACAGTCGATGGTGATCCCCGAATATATGCAACTACCAACTGTGCACCGTATTGCCGGATATGCGCCCTGGGCGGCAATTCTCCACTCGTTTTTTTGGTTCAGCTTGGGCATATATACGAGAACATCGTGCACCGGCGCGTTCAAACTTCTGCGGCATCATTTGGATTGATGTTTACATTATGAGACTGAGGGAgtaaccaacctgtggttggatggttagtgGGACCGTATTATCCTAGTCtatcagggttcaagtcctgtGATGGTTAGAGGGagttctggatttatttcaggatttccggtgATGCGCACTCAGGGGGAGGGGACGTTCCCATCGATGATGAGGTGGCTAcggtgacttcataaatttcaagatgatatgccggctcagtctttcgaaGGTGCTTATAGGGGTAGGGTATGcttgtgtgcgttcataggggtgagtgtatgcgcgtatgtataagcgtttgcgtctgtactgtgttaaaaaaaacaTTCTAAGACAAGTTTGTTTATGTGGCAGCCGGTTAATAAGGAAAGAAGTGTTTgaagtaacatattatgttatcATGACATAATGCTTATTAAGAAAGGTTGAGTCTATATGTCAATAAATGCAACCATATATAATACTGTTTCTATGACACTTTGCATTATATAGACTAGTGACATACGCATCACACTAGTAACATACTCCTTCCGTCCGTGAATAAGTGTACTTCTAGCTTTTGTATTAATTTAAAGTTTTAATATTTTGACCAACTTTATTGGAAATTAAAGTAACAACATTATGACATTAAATTAGTTTTTGTTCGTCTTCGTTTGTTTGGTTCCAGGTTTGATCTTTCCAATCTACAACTCTCTTCATCGGCGATGGTTGCTGCTCTGGTGTGTTGGTCCtttggggccttagcacgacgacttcccgattgtctactacaacaaggtttgcctgGCTCCGGTGATGGAGGGGCGATGACAGCGCCGTGCCTTTGGCTCGCTCCAGtgtttgtagtcgtcgctaggtggtccatagacctagttgtaatttttattacctCTTGTGTTCTTTGTACTACCATGATTGATGAATAAATTGAAaatttctttcaaaaaaaaagtATAATTAGATCCGTTTTGAAATGTACTTTCATAATATACCAAGTTGATGTCCTATACTACTATATTACTACTCTTTTGTTATAGTTCATCAAAATTTAGAACTTTCACTTAGGACAAAAGTTAAAAGTACACTTATTCATGGACGGAAAGAGTAGACTAGTGTCATATACTCCCTCAGTCCTTGAAAGAGTGTACTTCCAACTTTGTTGGAGGGTCAAATTATCTTAAAGTTTGACCGAATTTGTGCAAAAATATGTCAATACTTGTGAAACCAAATAGGTAGACGACGAAAATATATTTTATCATGAATCTAATGCTACTAATTTGATGGCATAAATGTTGGTCTATTATTGTATAAATATGGTCAAACATAAAAAAGGTTTGACTTTCCAACAAAGTTGGAAGTACACTCTTTCACgcacagagggagtacatgacattAGTCaaacactagtctaagttactcctcACTATCCTCACCATGACTAGCCTTTAACCGTAGTTCATAAATGTGCATGATTTGTATGCACGTTTCATTACTATCACGTTGCCTCTTCTATTTCCATGGACATTTCATTTTCTCTGCTCGCGGCTTCGGCTGGGATATTATAAGACTAGCAATTTCTCATGATTAAGAATGTGTACAATGATGTTATCTTAATGATGCCATGTAGGATAACTGGTCAGGTGTAAGAGACAAGACGTAAAAATGAGTTTTGCCTTCTCTTTCATCTCTtacaaagaaagaaaagacatGTATCTTCTTTGTATGAGATATATTTGCATGTTTTCTAGTTCTAACTTTAATTGTCTATCCCTTGGCGACTAGGGCAACTCTTCCCTCCAGGCTTTGTCGGCGAGCCCGTGTATTCGCCTCCCCTTTGCATGCCGCTCCGGCAGCCGGTGGCGAGGAGAAGAATCCCGGTGCCTGCACTCCAGTTACTTCCTTCAGCCCGCGGCATCCATGCTGCTTAGCCAATGCTAAGGTTGTCGCCGCCATGCTTGTGTCCATGTTGTTGCACAGCTTCTGAACGCATATCAGCTTCAGCCTCTCGAGGTTATACCTGTCCGCGGCTACAAGCAGATGTTGAGCCATCCCAATCGAGTTGGCGTCGTCGATATGCGGCAGCGAGTCTGAGTAGATGAAGTGGAGCATGGCCTTGAAGACCTTAGCTTCCATGTCCTTTATATGTACACAAGTTGTGGTCTTCTCCCTCATAGGACCAAAGAGCTCCGCCGTGAAGACACAGGACCGGGCAGCTAGCACGCGCCTGTGTGCAGCGAAAGTCTCCCCATCAACCTTGAAGGTGATATCGGCCCCATCGCCTGCCAAGAGAAACCGGCCAAGATGATGATGCACGTCGGACGGAGGCACCGTGACAAATAGCTGGATGGGCTCTGTGAAGATCTCCTTGGGTACGGTGATATCGTACCTGACGCTGAATACATCATCTTTGAGGTGAACCGGTTCCTCCAAAGTCCTTCCTACTGATGAGATTATAGCAAACCTGTTGAGGTTGAGTCTATATGTCAATAAATGCaaccatatactccctccgttcctaaatataagtctttttagacattttaaataaactacaacatacggatgtatgtagacatattttaaagtgtagattcattcattttggtccgtatgtagtcacctgttgaaatctctagaaagacttatatttgggaacgaagggagtataatACTGTTTCTATGACACTTTGCATTATATAGACTAGTGATATACGCATCACACTAgtaacatactccctccgtccgcgaATAAGTGTACTTCTAGCTTTTGTATTAATTcaaagttttaaaattttgacAACTTTATAGGAAAGTTAAAGTAACAACATTATGTCATTAAATTAGTATAATTTAATAATATACTTTCATAATATATGAAGTTGATGTCCTATACTCCTATATTACTACTCTTTTGTTATAGTTGatcaaaattttaaaactttcactTAGGACAAAAGTTCAAAGTACACTTATTCACGGACGGAAAGAGTAGACTAGTGTCATATACATGACAAAGTTACTCCTCACTATCCTCACCATGACTAGCCTTTAACCGAAGTTCATAAATGTGCATGATTTGTATGCACGTTTCATTACTATCACGTTGCCTCTTCTATTTCCATGGACATTTCATTTCCTCTGCTTGCGGCTTCGGTTGGGATATTATAAGACTAGTAATTTCTCACGATTAAGGATGTGTACAATGATGTTATCTTAATGATGCCATGTAGGATAACTGATGAGGTGTAAGAGACAGGACGTAAAAATGAGTTTTTCCTTCTCTTACGTCAGAGATGATCTCATCTCTtacaaagaaagaaaagacatGTATCTTCTTTGTATGAGATATCTTCTCCTATTTGCATGTTTTCTAGTTCTAACTTAATTGTCTATCCCTTGGCGACTAGGGCAACTCTTTCCTCCAGGCTTTGCCATCGAGCCCGTGTATTCGCCTCCCCTCTGCATGCCGCTCCGGCAGCCGGTGGCGAGGAGGAGAATCCCGGTGCCTGCACTCCAGTTAGTAGTTTAGGTTAGGTTTTTTTAGTCCTCGTAGGTGCGCTGCTCAGAAGAATGACGACGCTTCTTCCTCGAGTTTTTTTGGCCTCGGATCCTCCTCAGGTTCATCCATCTGGACATAGTCGACAGAGCTCCGGCGTAGATTCCTGTCCTCTCCTTGGGACAGAgaggttagggtttctcgtcGTGTGACGAGATttggtgtcatgtgcttcagATCTATTCAAGGGTTCAACGACGACGACTACAACTGCAGGGCGCTGGTCCTTAGGGGCAAGTGCACGAAGACTTCATGGTTGTCATCAACAAGGTGAAGCCGGCTTCAGTAGGGGAGCGGCGATAGCGACGCGTCCGCAGCTCATTCTGGCAACGGTATTGGTCGTCGCATACTTCCTTCAGCCCGCGGCATCCATGTTGCTCATCCAATGCTAAGGTTGTCACCGTCATGCTTGTGTCCATGTTGCTGCACATCTTCTGCACGCATATCAGCTTCAGCCTCTCGAGGTTATACCTGTCCGCCGCTACAAGTAGATGTTGAGCCGTCCCAATCGCGTCGGCGTCGTCGGTATGCGGCAGCGAGTCCGAGTAGATGAAGTGGAGCATGGCCTTGAAGACCTTAGCTTCCATGTCCTTTATATGTACACAAGTTGTGGTCTTCTCCCCCATAGGACCAAAGGGCTCCACCCTGAAGACAGAGGACCGGGCAGCGAGCACGCACCTGTGTGTAGCGAAAGTCTCCCCATCAACCTTGAAGGTGATATCGGCCCCATCGCCTGCCAAGAGAAACCGGCCAAGATGGTGATGCACGTCGGACGGTGGCACCGTGACAAATAGCTGGATCGGCTATGTGAAGATCTCCTTTGGAATAGTGATATCACACCTGACGCTGAAAATATCATCTTTGAGGTAGACCGACTCCTCTAAGTCCTTCCTACTGATGAGATTATAGCAAACCTGTGGGCCATGTTCTTTGGAGAAAGTGTAACATGCTTGGTTGTAGGTAGGCGAAGGCACTGTTTCCCCATCCTGATCAAGCAAACTAATCTTGTATCGTGCTCGAACTTCATTGACCTCAGCCTGATCAAGACATAGACTGATGGATATTGAGTTATTGTAGCCTGTGTAGCCATCCGGGTAGTACTTCATACACCAGCGATGGCCCCCGATCTGGAAGATCTCAGACGTGATGCATTTGCCGGTGCCCAGCCCCTTGGTTCGGGAGTACCCATCAATCTTCAAAATGTGCGAGCCATACACTTGCGCAGCTCGCGCCACGATGGCCGACGAGGACTGCCACTGCGTGCCACAACCGCTGTCGCCCATGGATAGGAGAGCAGAGGTGAAAAAGTGGAAGAAGAATGGAGTTTGGCTATGGCCAGAATGGGACGGAGCTGAACAATCGTGGTACTTATGGTGGCCTTATTTGGTTTTATTCATCCCCGTGCATGCGCGGTGCGCCGAGTAGACGGATCCATGGCATCCACTATTTGCGTAGAATACCAACCGCCGGTTCTTAATAACCTCGCGAGTGGACAGGCCAGTGAATCTAAGACGGCAAAGCGAGAAGCCAACGCGCCGCAGTGATGCGGCGCCTCTTCAATTTCCACGAACGCTTCCATCACAACTCGTTGTTCTATCGCTCATTGCAAATATTTACTCTTCGTCTGTGTCCCCCGGAGTTGTTAGTCAAACTTTGACTCAAAATTTGAGTAATCAATCATGAATCACACGCCACAAAAACATATTCTTTGAAACTTCTTTCACATACAAATCCAGTGACAACACTTTTTGATGAAACTCTGAAGACTCAAAATTCGACATGGACTAATAAACCAAAGAAGACACGAAGATTTCTAATCTGCGAGTAAAAATTGGACATCATATTCATACCAATCCTACGGACTGGTTTGCATATAACTTGGCTCGCATGGTAAAATCAACATTATagactagtactccctccatcccataatataagagcgtttttgacactacactagtgtaaaaaacgctcatatatattatgggacggagggagtagttgccAGTACTTGCTACAATCTTTCTTTTTTGACCCTAAGAAGGGTGGTAACCGGGACAAGGTGCTTGGTGAAGATGCCCGTGTTCACAGTGAGATCACACCTGACGCTGAAAACATCATTCCTGAGGTAAGCTGATTCCTCTAAGTCCCTTCTCTTGATGAATGCTCTGCAACCCCATGGCATTCTTCTGGAGAAGGTTTTAGTCGACCTGGCAAAGCAGTACGACGGGACCGGATTCCCGCCTTGATCGAGCAGATTAATCTTGTATGATGCTTTGACTTCACTGGTATCATCGTCATGGAGGCAGATGAAGATGGATATCCAATCGGCAGCGTCAGTGCCGCTGCCATCAGGGAAGTATTGGATATACCACCTATGACCACCGACTGCGAATGTCCTGGATACGATGCAATTGCCGTTGCCGAGCCCTTTGGTTCGGGAGTAGCCTTCGATCTTGAGAACGTGCGACCCGGAGACGGCTGGGGCGACGATGGCCGACGCCGTGATGCCGCCGCGGCCGCTCCGATCACCGGAAGAGTACCGATCATCTTTGGATTTCACCATGGTTGAAGACTGGTTTTCCGCTCCAGACGATGTACGCCTACCATCATATTTATATGCGCATGCGGCCTATACAAGAGGAAATGGAATACAATCCGTTGTGATTATTAGCAAATCACAACAGCAATCAGTTCTGATCCCTGAATATAGGAAACAGCTAGACTATTACTCCCTCCAGTCGAGAAGGCAAGTGGTCCATCATGCAGAAATTGAAGCGCACAATTAGCCAACCGATGCGCTCAATTAACTCCCGTAATATATGCGGCAATTGTTGGCCTCCTGCATGCAACAATTATTCCACCTGAAATTAGCGAACCACTGCTGCATGCACGCTCTCTCTCGTCTCTCCGCATCCCTCGGGCCCTTTGTTCCAGTAAGTTCTTTGGTGACTAAAGAAGATGTGCTTTAAGGATTAATCTCCCATTCCTTATTTTGTGTTAAGATTCCTGAATCCTCCGATGGTGTCATTTAAGAAAATGGCATTATTGGTTGCTTGGATTGCAGCTGAGAGGTTAGAAATGCTTCTAGAACAAGATTTAAGGCCTTACTTAAGCCTCTTGGATTAGCTAACACTGTCAGCTCAGGAACCTACTGACTCCATATGTCAGAAACAACTTGTTTGAAATCAATAAGGGTACTTCAGCCTACAGCCAATAATTTTTTAACCCAGATAGATCGGGTAACCCTCCTTTTCTTACAAATCAAAAATCAAACCTAAAAATTTTGGATTTTGGAATTGTTGTGCCAGTTTGGACCACTCAAGGAGTGTGGTCAGAAGTTGGTCTGGAAAGAGGTAGATCTAGAGTATTAGGATATGATAAAGTCCAAGCCTTAGATGGGAAGATCCATCAAACTTATCTGGAAGAGGGGCATTCTGCATGTTGCTCCAAGTATAAGTGGAATCTCCACCAGCCCTGTCATGTCCATATTTGAAAATAGATATCCCAACAACACACGTAGTAAAATGTTTGTAGTTATAAATTATTAACACAAAGCTAAAATGGATTTACTTCGAAGTAACGCTCATCACAATCGGATCATGCATAACATAAGAAATAGTTGTTAAATTAAAGCACAATCACATGATGACCATCAACATTGGACAAAGCAAGTGATATCTGAAAAATAAATCACTAATTAGGTGTTGATCAATGAAAAGTGATCAACTAATGATCTCACGGAAGTACCACTGGCAGAGACAATTGGTTCGATTCCTATTGACAGAACACTTCAAGTTGACACTGTATTATTCACCTCTACCTTTCTTAATGTCGATTTGGAGTGATATTTTAAGTGGTAAGCTATATTTAATGGCTATTATTTTTatgttgtactccctctgtaaactaatataagagcgtttagatgatatattagtttacggagggagtactaaaaaTGTAACTAACTGTTGGGCTTCTAGCCCTCGGTGTATTCAACTGTAGTATCATAACTACAAAAAAATTAGCACAAATAGATGGTCTTAGTGTGAGGCCATAGAGAATGATAATTAAGGAAAAGTGAAATTAAAAATATGACATTTGTGGTGCATTGGAGATGTAACGACGACAAATATAAACTAGGGACAATAGATTGAGAAAAGTCTAGTCCGTCTAGCTACATCatcatgatgcagaggccgggggcatGCCTCCATTTCCACAAAAAAAACATGTTCTCTCCAGTACAGAAGAAGCAAGTGAAAAGTTGCTGCCTACATTTCCGTTAAAAATTTATAGGCATGTAAGATCATTTTGActaagggccagttcttttggtgGCTTCTAGAATAAGCTGCAATAAGCTGCCCCTACCTAGCTTATTCTAGAAGCCGAAAGAAATATATTTTTTAGAAGCCTAGTAGTTAAGACTTGACTAGTAGGCTTCTAAAAAGAAAATTTTGGTTGGGCTTCTAGAATAAGCTGGGTAGAGGGCAGCTTATTCTGGAAGCCCAAAACAGCTagcaaaagaactggccctaacTGCATTTAAAACATCGAATGCATTACCCGAACTTGTTACTTCTTTATGTAAACTGGGCTGAATTTCTGACACTACAATTTCATTTTACCACATTATTTTCAGTACAAGTAATTTCACACGATAAGCACATCCTCTGTAACACTAAGCTCCCTAGTTTTAAAGAGGCCATGTTTAATTACGGTCTCCAATTGAGATTGGGTCAGCCAATTTTGACCGGGTCAATCTCAAAACTATCCCATTCAACTATTTTAGTTCACTATGTTCTCATTCTGAAGCTCTTTCCTTCAATTAAGGTATTCAATCTTGGACTTGAATTACGATTTTGACCAGGCCGATGATTTTTTAAATCAATCAGCAGCAACCGGCCTATAAAAGTGTATCACTCCCGCGCACCCGCCCA
This genomic window contains:
- the LOC141023133 gene encoding BTB/POZ and MATH domain-containing protein 1-like — its product is MVRIVRSNFVMFAIISSVGRTLEEPVHLKDDVFSVRYDITVPKEIFTEPIQLFVTVPPSDVHHHLGRFLLAGDGADITFKVDGETFAAHRRVLAARSCVFTAELFGPMREKTTTCVHIKDMEAKVFKAMLHFIYSDSLPHIDDANSIGMAQHLLVAADRYNLERLKLICVQKLCNNMDTSMAATTLALAKQHGCRGLKEKLCNNMDTSMAATTLALAEHHGCRGLKEVCFKFLGSAGNILKAVMVSDGFEHLRSSCPSVLKELLAKLAP
- the LOC109746073 gene encoding BTB/POZ and MATH domain-containing protein 2-like; this encodes MVKSKDDRYSSGDRSGRGGITASAIVAPAVSGSHVLKIEGYSRTKGLGNGNCIVSRTFAVGGHRWYIQYFPDGSGTDAADWISIFICLHDDDTSEVKASYKINLLDQGGNPVPSYCFARSTKTFSRRMPWGCRAFIKRRDLEESAYLRNDVFSVSGCGTQWQSSSAIVARAAQVYGSHILKIDGYSRTKGLGTGKCITSEIFQIGGHRWCMKYYPDGYTGYNNSISISLCLDQAEVNEVRARYKISLLDQDGETVPSPTYNQACYTFSKEHGPQVCYNLISRKDLEESVYLKDDIFSVRCVLAARSSVFRVEPFGPMGEKTTTCVHIKDMEAKVFKAMLHFIYSDSLPHTDDADAIGTAQHLLVAADRYNLERLKLICVQKMCSNMDTSMTVTTLALDEQHGCRGLKEVCDDQYRCQNELRTRRYRRSPTEAGFTLLMTTMKSSCTCP